Proteins from one Bombus pascuorum chromosome 15, iyBomPasc1.1, whole genome shotgun sequence genomic window:
- the LOC132914531 gene encoding phosphatidylinositol N-acetylglucosaminyltransferase subunit A isoform X2 — translation MVSDFFYPNMGGVEEHIFNLSQCLMKLGHKVVVLTHSYGDRIGVRYMTNGLKVYYIPVKVFYNQCVLPTMICSIPLIRYIFLREEIQIVHGHSAFSALAHEGMLIGRLMGLKTIFTDHSLFGFADASAILTNKFLEISLADCNHCICVSHTGKENTVLRAKVLKEKVSVIPNAVDTTLFMPDISKRDDNFITIVIVSRLVYRKGVDLLARIIPDLCSRYKNVQFLIAGDGPKRLLIEEVRERNLLQHRVTLLGSLEHSQIRHVLNKGHIFLNTSLTEAYCMAIVEAASCGLQVVSTKVGGIPEVLPPDLIYLVEPTVPALISGLESAITDYKEGNTICPFEMHRRISLFYNWFNITKRTEVVYNLVKQENKKNLGQQLASYVQSGVLAYLLVVSLCYIILQILEILVPQKYIDIAKDYAEINVIQPRDEKED, via the exons ATGGTGTCTGATTTTTTTTATCCTAACATGGGTGGTGTTGAAGAACATATCTTTAATTTGTCTCAATGTTTAATGAAGCTTGGACATAAAGTTGTAGTGCTTACTCATTCCTATGGTGATAGAATTGGAGTGCGTTATATGACAAATGGCCTAAAA gtATATTACATACCAGTAAAAGTATTCTACAATCAATGTGTTCTTCCAACAATGATTTGTTCTATTCCTCTTATTAGATATATCTTTCTAAGGGAAGAAATCCAAATAGTTCATGGCCATTCTGCATTCTCTGCTCTTGCTCATGAAGGGATGTTAATTGGCCGTTTGATGGGATTGAAA ACCATTTTCACAGACCATTCGCTTTTTGGTTTTGCGGATGCCTCTGcgattttaacaaataaatttttagagATATCGTTAGCTGATTGCAACCATTGTATATGTGTATCACATACTGGAAAAGAGAATACAGTGTTGAGGGCAAAGGTCTTAAAAGAGAAAGTTTCTGTTATCCCAAATGCAGTTGATACTACTTTATTTATGCCTGACATCAGTAAAAGAGATGATAATTTTA ttaCAATAGTCATAGTATCGAGACTAGTATATCGCAAAGGCGTCGATTTATTAGCTCGTATTATACCCGATCTTTGTAGTCGATACAAGAATGTGCAATTTCTAATCGCTGGAGATGGTCCCAAAAGATTGCTCATAGAAGAAGTACGAGAAAGAAACTTGTTACAACATAGGGTAACGTTGCTTGGAAGCTTGGAGCATTCTCAAATTAGACATGTATTGAATAAGGGTCATATATTCCTAAATACAAGTCTGACAGAAGCATATTGCATGGCAATTGTTGAAGCTGCATCATGCGg TTTACAAGTTGTTTCAACAAAAGTCGGTGGTATACCTGAAGTACTGCCACCTGATCTAATTTATTTAGTAGAACCCACAGTACCTGCTCTTATTAGTGGACTAGAATCTGCTATAACAGATTATAAagaaggaaatactatatgtCCATTTGAAATGCATAGAAGGataagtttattttataactggTTTAATATTACTAAAAGGACTGAAGTAGTTTACAATTTAgtaaaacaagaaaataaaaagaatttaggTCAACAATTAGCAAGTTATGTTCAAAGTGGAGTATTAGCCTATTTACTTGTTGTATCATTGTGCTACatcattttacaaattttagaaatcCTTGTACCGCAAAAG tACATTGATATTGCAAAAGATTATGCTGAAATTAACGTCATACAGCCTCGAGACGAAAAAgaggattaa
- the LOC132914531 gene encoding phosphatidylinositol N-acetylglucosaminyltransferase subunit A isoform X3 yields the protein MSIQRMFINAKNILFLRYIFLREEIQIVHGHSAFSALAHEGMLIGRLMGLKTIFTDHSLFGFADASAILTNKFLEISLADCNHCICVSHTGKENTVLRAKVLKEKVSVIPNAVDTTLFMPDISKRDDNFITIVIVSRLVYRKGVDLLARIIPDLCSRYKNVQFLIAGDGPKRLLIEEVRERNLLQHRVTLLGSLEHSQIRHVLNKGHIFLNTSLTEAYCMAIVEAASCGLQVVSTKVGGIPEVLPPDLIYLVEPTVPALISGLESAITDYKEGNTICPFEMHRRISLFYNWFNITKRTEVVYNLVKQENKKNLGQQLASYVQSGVLAYLLVVSLCYIILQILEILVPQKYIDIAKDYAEINVIQPRDEKED from the exons ATGTCTATACAAAGAATGTTTATTaatgctaaaaatattttatttttaag ATATATCTTTCTAAGGGAAGAAATCCAAATAGTTCATGGCCATTCTGCATTCTCTGCTCTTGCTCATGAAGGGATGTTAATTGGCCGTTTGATGGGATTGAAA ACCATTTTCACAGACCATTCGCTTTTTGGTTTTGCGGATGCCTCTGcgattttaacaaataaatttttagagATATCGTTAGCTGATTGCAACCATTGTATATGTGTATCACATACTGGAAAAGAGAATACAGTGTTGAGGGCAAAGGTCTTAAAAGAGAAAGTTTCTGTTATCCCAAATGCAGTTGATACTACTTTATTTATGCCTGACATCAGTAAAAGAGATGATAATTTTA ttaCAATAGTCATAGTATCGAGACTAGTATATCGCAAAGGCGTCGATTTATTAGCTCGTATTATACCCGATCTTTGTAGTCGATACAAGAATGTGCAATTTCTAATCGCTGGAGATGGTCCCAAAAGATTGCTCATAGAAGAAGTACGAGAAAGAAACTTGTTACAACATAGGGTAACGTTGCTTGGAAGCTTGGAGCATTCTCAAATTAGACATGTATTGAATAAGGGTCATATATTCCTAAATACAAGTCTGACAGAAGCATATTGCATGGCAATTGTTGAAGCTGCATCATGCGg TTTACAAGTTGTTTCAACAAAAGTCGGTGGTATACCTGAAGTACTGCCACCTGATCTAATTTATTTAGTAGAACCCACAGTACCTGCTCTTATTAGTGGACTAGAATCTGCTATAACAGATTATAAagaaggaaatactatatgtCCATTTGAAATGCATAGAAGGataagtttattttataactggTTTAATATTACTAAAAGGACTGAAGTAGTTTACAATTTAgtaaaacaagaaaataaaaagaatttaggTCAACAATTAGCAAGTTATGTTCAAAGTGGAGTATTAGCCTATTTACTTGTTGTATCATTGTGCTACatcattttacaaattttagaaatcCTTGTACCGCAAAAG tACATTGATATTGCAAAAGATTATGCTGAAATTAACGTCATACAGCCTCGAGACGAAAAAgaggattaa
- the LOC132914531 gene encoding phosphatidylinositol N-acetylglucosaminyltransferase subunit A isoform X1 — MCRELSNTSDVLNYIQRIARIISLHETCFNLIVNMNIIKHKICMVSDFFYPNMGGVEEHIFNLSQCLMKLGHKVVVLTHSYGDRIGVRYMTNGLKVYYIPVKVFYNQCVLPTMICSIPLIRYIFLREEIQIVHGHSAFSALAHEGMLIGRLMGLKTIFTDHSLFGFADASAILTNKFLEISLADCNHCICVSHTGKENTVLRAKVLKEKVSVIPNAVDTTLFMPDISKRDDNFITIVIVSRLVYRKGVDLLARIIPDLCSRYKNVQFLIAGDGPKRLLIEEVRERNLLQHRVTLLGSLEHSQIRHVLNKGHIFLNTSLTEAYCMAIVEAASCGLQVVSTKVGGIPEVLPPDLIYLVEPTVPALISGLESAITDYKEGNTICPFEMHRRISLFYNWFNITKRTEVVYNLVKQENKKNLGQQLASYVQSGVLAYLLVVSLCYIILQILEILVPQKYIDIAKDYAEINVIQPRDEKED, encoded by the exons ATGTGCAGAGAGTTATCAAATACTTCAGATGTTCTCAATTATATTCAACGAATAGCACgtattatttcattacatGAGACATGTTTCAATTTAATCGTCAATATGAACATCATAAAACATAAGATATG TATGGTGTCTGATTTTTTTTATCCTAACATGGGTGGTGTTGAAGAACATATCTTTAATTTGTCTCAATGTTTAATGAAGCTTGGACATAAAGTTGTAGTGCTTACTCATTCCTATGGTGATAGAATTGGAGTGCGTTATATGACAAATGGCCTAAAA gtATATTACATACCAGTAAAAGTATTCTACAATCAATGTGTTCTTCCAACAATGATTTGTTCTATTCCTCTTATTAGATATATCTTTCTAAGGGAAGAAATCCAAATAGTTCATGGCCATTCTGCATTCTCTGCTCTTGCTCATGAAGGGATGTTAATTGGCCGTTTGATGGGATTGAAA ACCATTTTCACAGACCATTCGCTTTTTGGTTTTGCGGATGCCTCTGcgattttaacaaataaatttttagagATATCGTTAGCTGATTGCAACCATTGTATATGTGTATCACATACTGGAAAAGAGAATACAGTGTTGAGGGCAAAGGTCTTAAAAGAGAAAGTTTCTGTTATCCCAAATGCAGTTGATACTACTTTATTTATGCCTGACATCAGTAAAAGAGATGATAATTTTA ttaCAATAGTCATAGTATCGAGACTAGTATATCGCAAAGGCGTCGATTTATTAGCTCGTATTATACCCGATCTTTGTAGTCGATACAAGAATGTGCAATTTCTAATCGCTGGAGATGGTCCCAAAAGATTGCTCATAGAAGAAGTACGAGAAAGAAACTTGTTACAACATAGGGTAACGTTGCTTGGAAGCTTGGAGCATTCTCAAATTAGACATGTATTGAATAAGGGTCATATATTCCTAAATACAAGTCTGACAGAAGCATATTGCATGGCAATTGTTGAAGCTGCATCATGCGg TTTACAAGTTGTTTCAACAAAAGTCGGTGGTATACCTGAAGTACTGCCACCTGATCTAATTTATTTAGTAGAACCCACAGTACCTGCTCTTATTAGTGGACTAGAATCTGCTATAACAGATTATAAagaaggaaatactatatgtCCATTTGAAATGCATAGAAGGataagtttattttataactggTTTAATATTACTAAAAGGACTGAAGTAGTTTACAATTTAgtaaaacaagaaaataaaaagaatttaggTCAACAATTAGCAAGTTATGTTCAAAGTGGAGTATTAGCCTATTTACTTGTTGTATCATTGTGCTACatcattttacaaattttagaaatcCTTGTACCGCAAAAG tACATTGATATTGCAAAAGATTATGCTGAAATTAACGTCATACAGCCTCGAGACGAAAAAgaggattaa